A part of Variovorax sp. HW608 genomic DNA contains:
- a CDS encoding c-type cytochrome yields the protein MKFLPTSPLAAWVLLTMIALPNAPAAAQSRGELLYTTHCIACHTTQVHWRDRRLATDWNSLRAQVTRWQGVGSLSWSDEDIGAVTQYLNERYYGFKSSGGAPVVLRSVQGEGH from the coding sequence ATGAAATTCCTGCCAACTTCGCCATTGGCGGCTTGGGTCCTGTTGACGATGATCGCTTTGCCCAATGCGCCTGCAGCGGCACAGTCGCGTGGGGAGCTGCTCTACACCACCCACTGCATTGCCTGCCATACGACCCAGGTCCATTGGCGCGACCGCCGGCTGGCAACGGACTGGAACAGCCTTCGCGCACAGGTCACGCGCTGGCAGGGGGTCGGATCGCTCTCCTGGAGTGACGAGGACATCGGCGCGGTGACGCAGTACCTCAACGAGCGCTACTATGGTTTCAAGTCGTCCGGCGGAGCTCCGGTGGTGCTGAGATCCGTGCAGGGCGAAGGCCATTGA
- a CDS encoding Bug family tripartite tricarboxylate transporter substrate binding protein, whose protein sequence is MTKYMPRRHACAALVAAVAGMGTWPMAQAQGYPSRPVQLVVPFPPGGAVDIVGRLVGKKLGDRLGQPVVVENKGGAGTVVGAAFVAKAPADGYTLLISSGSTFTVNPALNARLPYDPQKSYEPIGMVARVPLILLANRDVPVDDLKQLVDAVRREPEKYSYGSFGSGTTGHFAGELVWKAVGVKLTHVPYKGSAPAMTDLIGGQIPFTIDTVAAALPHLKAGKVKAIAVTGATRATQLPAVPTVAESGYAGFSADSWLALFAPRGLPADARTNLQKALAETLTDAEIRDKLIASGLQPAWEPAAAVAARIEDELPRMRAIAQQANIRAE, encoded by the coding sequence ATGACGAAGTACATGCCGCGCAGGCACGCATGCGCCGCCTTGGTGGCGGCGGTGGCCGGAATGGGGACATGGCCCATGGCACAGGCCCAGGGCTATCCCTCCAGGCCTGTGCAACTGGTCGTCCCCTTTCCTCCGGGAGGCGCGGTCGACATCGTCGGGCGGCTGGTCGGCAAGAAACTGGGCGACCGGCTGGGCCAGCCGGTCGTGGTCGAGAACAAGGGCGGAGCCGGCACCGTCGTCGGTGCGGCATTCGTCGCCAAGGCGCCGGCCGACGGCTACACGCTGCTGATCAGCTCGGGATCCACCTTCACCGTCAATCCCGCGCTCAACGCCAGGCTGCCCTACGATCCGCAGAAGAGCTACGAGCCCATCGGCATGGTGGCGCGTGTGCCGCTGATCCTGCTTGCCAACCGCGACGTGCCGGTGGACGACCTGAAACAGCTGGTCGACGCGGTGCGCCGCGAGCCGGAGAAGTACAGCTACGGCTCATTCGGCAGCGGCACCACGGGCCACTTCGCAGGCGAACTCGTGTGGAAGGCCGTTGGCGTCAAGCTGACGCACGTACCCTACAAGGGGAGCGCCCCGGCCATGACCGATCTGATCGGCGGCCAGATCCCGTTCACGATCGATACCGTGGCAGCTGCGCTGCCGCACCTCAAGGCGGGCAAGGTCAAGGCCATCGCGGTCACCGGCGCCACGCGTGCCACGCAGCTGCCGGCCGTGCCGACGGTGGCGGAAAGCGGGTATGCCGGCTTCTCCGCCGATTCCTGGCTCGCGCTCTTTGCGCCGCGCGGCCTGCCGGCCGATGCAAGGACCAACCTGCAGAAGGCACTCGCCGAGACCCTGACGGACGCCGAAATCCGCGACAAGCTGATCGCCAGCGGGCTGCAACCCGCCTGGGAGCCCGCCGCCGCCGTGGCGGCACGGATCGAAGACGAATTGCCGCGCATGCGCGCCATTGCGCAGCAGGCGAACATCCGGGCAGAGTGA
- a CDS encoding 1-aminocyclopropane-1-carboxylate deaminase, which produces MNLKKFPRHPLTFGPTPIQPLKRLSAHLGGKVELYAKREDCNSGLAFGGNKTRKLEYLIPEAIEGGYDTLVSIGGIQSNQTRQVAAVAAHLGMKCVLVQENWVNYSDAVYDRVGNIEMSRIMGADVRLDAAGFDIGIRPSWEQAMDDVRRAGGKPFPVPAGCSEHPLGGLGFVGFAEEVRQQEQELGFKFDYIVVCSVTGSTQAGMVVGFAADGRADRVIGIDASAKPEQTHAQILRIAQNTARLVELDRDIGARDVVLDTRYGGPEYGLPNEGTLEAIRLCARQEGMLTDPVYEGKSMHGMIDKVRRGEFPAGSRVLYAHLGGVPALNAYSFLFRNG; this is translated from the coding sequence ATGAATCTCAAGAAGTTTCCCCGTCATCCATTGACATTCGGCCCGACGCCGATCCAGCCCCTGAAGCGCCTGAGCGCCCACCTGGGCGGCAAGGTCGAGCTGTATGCCAAGCGCGAGGACTGCAACAGCGGCCTCGCCTTCGGCGGCAACAAGACCCGCAAGCTCGAGTACCTGATCCCCGAGGCGATCGAGGGCGGCTACGACACGCTGGTGTCCATCGGCGGCATCCAGTCCAACCAGACCCGACAGGTGGCCGCCGTGGCAGCCCATCTGGGCATGAAGTGCGTGCTCGTGCAGGAGAACTGGGTCAACTACTCCGACGCCGTGTACGACCGCGTGGGCAACATCGAGATGAGCCGCATCATGGGTGCGGACGTACGCCTGGACGCGGCGGGATTCGACATCGGCATCCGCCCGAGCTGGGAGCAGGCCATGGACGATGTGCGCCGTGCCGGCGGCAAGCCCTTCCCCGTGCCGGCGGGCTGTTCCGAACACCCGCTCGGCGGCCTGGGCTTCGTCGGCTTCGCCGAGGAGGTGCGCCAGCAGGAGCAGGAACTGGGCTTCAAGTTCGACTACATCGTGGTGTGCTCGGTCACGGGCAGCACGCAGGCCGGCATGGTCGTGGGCTTCGCGGCCGACGGACGGGCCGACCGCGTGATCGGCATCGACGCCTCGGCCAAGCCCGAGCAGACGCATGCGCAGATCCTGCGCATCGCGCAGAACACCGCCCGGCTCGTGGAGCTGGACCGCGACATCGGCGCGCGGGACGTGGTGCTCGACACGCGCTATGGCGGCCCCGAGTACGGCCTGCCCAACGAGGGCACGCTGGAGGCCATCCGCCTGTGCGCTCGCCAGGAGGGCATGCTCACCGACCCCGTGTACGAAGGCAAGTCCATGCACGGAATGATCGACAAGGTGCGCCGGGGCGAATTCCCCGCGGGATCACGCGTGCTGTATGCGCACCTCGGAGGGGTGCCGGCGTTGAACGCCTACAGCTTTCTGTTTCGCAACGGCTGA
- a CDS encoding Lrp/AsnC family transcriptional regulator, with amino-acid sequence MRSKKRTEPAVATDLDRTDRAILRALQRDASVSNVALARKVNLSPAACLRRVERLRTAGLIRGIVALLDPAPLDAGMLVLVGVVLDRSTPESFANFEKAAQKVSGCMECHVVTGEFDYFMLIRTKDGASFNQLHAQQLLYLPGVRQIRSFMVLKQVLSTTQIPI; translated from the coding sequence ATGCGTAGCAAGAAGAGAACCGAACCGGCCGTTGCCACCGACCTCGATCGGACCGATCGCGCGATTCTTCGCGCGCTGCAGCGCGACGCCTCGGTGTCCAACGTCGCGCTGGCCCGCAAGGTCAACCTGAGCCCCGCTGCCTGCCTGCGACGCGTGGAACGCCTCAGGACCGCGGGCCTGATCCGGGGCATCGTGGCATTGCTCGACCCGGCGCCGCTCGACGCAGGCATGCTGGTCCTGGTCGGCGTCGTGCTCGACCGCTCGACACCCGAGTCCTTCGCCAACTTCGAAAAGGCGGCCCAGAAGGTCTCGGGCTGCATGGAGTGCCACGTCGTGACGGGCGAGTTCGACTACTTCATGCTGATCCGCACGAAGGACGGCGCCAGCTTCAACCAACTGCACGCGCAGCAGTTGCTCTACCTGCCAGGCGTGCGGCAGATCCGCTCGTTCATGGTGCTCAAGCAGGTGCTTTCGACGACGCAGATCCCGATCTAG
- a CDS encoding acyl-CoA/acyl-ACP dehydrogenase: protein MTPSRKALISTAAPVNEKKAVVAAGLEALRLVVESGLLRCAVPESLGGDGGSLGVLSQGATELAERSKAAAWILWAQRTTIEALVHSPNIGLREYLLPQLLEGERAGTLPLTLGERAILAEEAGNAYRLYGHLEHVPNLQWLGFTLLAPIQRPDRSIAWVALRSEEDGLRAGIDHAGDFWWGSRTAPVTLEGAFFRMDEWVNEAELIDAIDPVLKALSLSVGEIGPEAAARARTRSGSASSKAPA from the coding sequence ATGACACCATCACGCAAGGCACTCATTTCCACCGCCGCCCCGGTCAACGAGAAGAAGGCCGTCGTCGCCGCGGGGCTCGAGGCATTGCGCCTGGTCGTCGAATCCGGCTTGCTGCGATGCGCCGTGCCCGAGTCGCTCGGTGGCGACGGCGGATCGCTGGGCGTGCTGTCGCAGGGCGCGACGGAACTGGCCGAACGCAGCAAGGCGGCGGCATGGATCCTCTGGGCCCAGCGCACGACGATCGAGGCGCTGGTTCATTCGCCCAACATCGGCTTGCGAGAGTACCTGCTGCCGCAACTGCTCGAAGGCGAGCGTGCCGGCACGTTGCCCCTGACTCTGGGCGAGCGCGCAATCCTGGCGGAAGAGGCGGGCAACGCGTATCGCCTCTACGGTCACCTGGAGCACGTTCCCAATCTGCAATGGCTCGGCTTCACCCTGCTGGCGCCGATCCAGCGCCCCGACAGGTCCATCGCGTGGGTCGCGCTGCGCAGCGAGGAGGACGGCCTGCGAGCCGGCATCGACCACGCGGGGGATTTCTGGTGGGGCAGCCGGACGGCACCCGTGACGCTGGAAGGTGCATTCTTCCGGATGGATGAATGGGTGAATGAGGCTGAACTGATCGACGCCATCGATCCGGTCCTGAAGGCCTTGAGCCTCTCGGTCGGGGAGATCGGGCCGGAAGCTGCCGCTCGCGCCAGGACTAGATCGGGATCTGCGTCGTCGAAAGCACCTGCTTGA
- a CDS encoding aminotransferase-like domain-containing protein encodes MADDAPTRYEQLAHDMSQAIREGLLKAGDRLPSVRDTCQRRGVSPSTVFQAYGLLEARGVIEARPRSGYYVRAQKRPLRATPLAAVPRPEATEVAVSALAFEILESTRDPKVVPLGSAFPAPHLFPLDELTRAGARAMRRIRPEQITTALTVGDEGLRQALRRRYALQGVPLAADELVITNGAMEALNLCLQAVTRPGDIVVVESPTFYASLQALERLGLRAVEVATDPREGVVLGDLQRLLDQHEVAACWFMPNLQNPLGSLMPTPAKRALVELLASKGVPLIEDDVYGELYADVRRPPPAKAFDQAGHVLHCASFSKCLAPGYRVGWAAAGRYAQQVLRLKMMTSLATSIPPQLAIADYLAQGSYDRHLRQLRAALSAEQQRARRLIERYFPAGTRVTLAAGGYFLWLELPGDIDALELHHRAMSVGISTAPGVLFSADRRFTHHLRLNVGHPGDARVDPAIRTLGQLASAMR; translated from the coding sequence ATGGCTGACGACGCTCCCACACGCTACGAACAGCTGGCGCACGACATGTCCCAGGCGATCCGCGAAGGACTGCTCAAGGCGGGCGACCGGCTGCCGTCGGTACGGGATACCTGTCAGCGCCGCGGCGTGAGTCCATCGACCGTCTTCCAGGCCTATGGGCTTCTGGAGGCGCGCGGGGTCATCGAGGCCAGACCACGCTCCGGCTACTACGTCCGCGCGCAGAAGCGACCCTTGCGCGCGACGCCGCTGGCCGCGGTCCCCAGGCCGGAAGCCACCGAGGTCGCCGTCAGCGCGCTGGCCTTCGAGATCCTGGAGTCGACGCGCGATCCGAAGGTCGTTCCGCTCGGCTCCGCCTTCCCCGCCCCGCACCTCTTCCCGCTGGACGAACTCACCCGGGCGGGCGCGCGGGCCATGCGCAGGATCCGGCCCGAGCAGATCACCACGGCACTGACCGTGGGCGACGAAGGTCTGCGGCAGGCGCTGCGCCGGCGCTACGCGCTGCAAGGTGTCCCGCTTGCTGCCGACGAGCTGGTGATCACCAACGGTGCCATGGAGGCCCTCAACCTTTGCCTGCAGGCCGTCACGCGGCCGGGCGACATCGTGGTGGTGGAATCGCCCACGTTCTACGCGAGCCTGCAGGCGCTCGAACGCCTGGGGCTTCGCGCTGTCGAGGTCGCCACGGACCCCAGGGAAGGCGTGGTGCTCGGCGACCTGCAGCGCCTGCTGGATCAGCATGAGGTGGCGGCCTGCTGGTTCATGCCCAACCTCCAGAATCCGCTGGGCTCGCTCATGCCTACGCCCGCCAAACGGGCGCTTGTCGAACTGTTGGCAAGCAAGGGTGTTCCGCTGATCGAGGATGACGTCTACGGCGAGCTGTACGCGGACGTGCGGCGCCCTCCGCCTGCCAAGGCGTTCGACCAGGCCGGGCATGTCCTGCATTGCGCCTCGTTCTCCAAATGCCTCGCGCCGGGCTATCGCGTGGGCTGGGCTGCCGCGGGGCGCTATGCGCAGCAGGTGCTTCGGCTGAAGATGATGACGTCGCTGGCCACATCGATCCCGCCCCAGCTCGCGATTGCCGACTACCTCGCCCAAGGCAGCTACGACCGCCACCTGCGCCAGTTGCGCGCCGCGCTCAGCGCCGAACAGCAGCGCGCCCGGCGCCTGATCGAGCGCTACTTTCCGGCAGGCACGCGCGTCACGCTGGCCGCGGGAGGCTATTTCCTCTGGCTGGAACTGCCGGGCGACATCGATGCGCTCGAACTGCATCACCGGGCGATGTCGGTCGGCATCAGCACCGCGCCGGGTGTGCTGTTCTCGGCCGATCGACGATTCACCCACCACCTGCGCCTGAACGTCGGCCACCCGGGCGATGCCCGGGTCGACCCCGCGATCCGCACGCTGGGCCAGCTGGCCAGCGCCATGCGCTAG
- the cydX gene encoding cytochrome bd-I oxidase subunit CydX encodes MWYFAWLLGLPLAATFAVLNAMWFELMDDAGDERG; translated from the coding sequence ATGTGGTACTTCGCCTGGTTGTTGGGTTTGCCGTTGGCCGCGACTTTCGCGGTCCTCAATGCAATGTGGTTCGAGCTGATGGACGACGCAGGCGACGAACGCGGCTAG
- the cydB gene encoding cytochrome d ubiquinol oxidase subunit II yields MILHELLSYETLRLTWWALLGVLLIGFAVTDGFDLGAAALLPWVARTDLERRVVINSVGPVWEGNQVWLIVGGGAIFAAWPPLYAVSFSGFYFAMFAALVPLILRPVAFKFRSKRADAAWRSRWDAVLCLAGVVPALIFGIAMGNVLQGVPFRFAGDMRIFYEGTFFGLLNPYALLAGLVSLSMLLMHGASWLQLKAEGAVAERARRFGVVAALATAVLYALAGLMLTRFVQGYQITSEVAAGGPSNPLLKTVAQAPGAWLANYAAHPSLWLVPALGVAGPLLAAGAIAARRALAALLASGVSIAGIIASVGVSMFPFLLPSSLDARASLTAWDASSSHLTLFVMLVVTAIFLPLIIGYTSWVYAVLSGKVDQRAIEEGKGHAY; encoded by the coding sequence ATGATTCTTCACGAACTCCTTTCCTACGAGACCCTGCGTCTGACCTGGTGGGCACTGCTGGGCGTGCTGCTGATCGGGTTTGCGGTGACGGATGGCTTCGACCTGGGCGCCGCCGCGCTGCTGCCATGGGTCGCGAGAACCGATCTGGAACGGCGCGTGGTCATCAACAGCGTCGGCCCGGTGTGGGAGGGCAACCAGGTCTGGCTGATCGTGGGTGGCGGCGCGATCTTCGCCGCCTGGCCGCCGCTGTATGCGGTGTCCTTCTCGGGCTTCTATTTCGCGATGTTCGCCGCGCTGGTTCCGCTGATCCTTCGACCGGTGGCATTCAAGTTCCGCAGCAAGCGCGCGGACGCGGCCTGGCGCAGCCGTTGGGATGCCGTCCTGTGCCTGGCCGGCGTGGTCCCTGCGCTGATCTTCGGCATCGCCATGGGCAATGTGCTGCAGGGCGTGCCCTTCCGATTCGCCGGCGACATGCGCATCTTCTACGAGGGCACGTTCTTCGGCTTGCTCAACCCTTATGCGCTGCTTGCCGGGCTGGTGTCGCTGTCGATGCTGCTGATGCATGGCGCAAGCTGGTTGCAACTCAAGGCCGAGGGCGCGGTGGCCGAGCGAGCGCGCCGATTCGGCGTCGTTGCCGCGCTGGCGACCGCCGTGCTGTATGCGCTGGCCGGCCTGATGCTGACCCGCTTCGTGCAGGGCTACCAGATCACCAGCGAGGTGGCGGCGGGCGGGCCTTCCAATCCGCTGCTCAAGACGGTGGCGCAGGCGCCGGGCGCGTGGCTCGCCAACTATGCGGCGCACCCCTCGTTGTGGCTGGTGCCCGCTCTGGGCGTGGCCGGTCCGCTGTTGGCTGCAGGGGCCATCGCCGCACGCCGCGCGCTGGCGGCACTGCTGGCGAGCGGCGTGTCGATCGCCGGCATCATCGCGAGCGTGGGCGTGTCGATGTTCCCCTTCCTGCTGCCCTCGTCGCTGGATGCGCGCGCCAGCCTCACCGCGTGGGATGCATCGTCGAGCCATCTCACGCTGTTCGTCATGCTGGTGGTCACGGCCATCTTCCTGCCGCTCATCATCGGCTACACCAGCTGGGTCTACGCCGTGCTGAGCGGCAAGGTCGACCAGAGGGCCATCGAGGAAGGCAAGGGGCACGCCTACTGA
- a CDS encoding cytochrome ubiquinol oxidase subunit I has protein sequence MDLDIVALSRLQFAVTALYHFLFVPLTIGLSVLIAIMETVYVMTGRVIWRDMTKFWGTLFGINFAMGVATGIVMEFQFGMNWSYYSHYVGDVFGAPLAIEGLMAFFMEATFVGLFFFGWDKLSKVKHLFVTWCVAIATNFSALWILIANGWMQNPVGAAFNPQTMRMEVTDFFAVLTNPVAQAKFVHTVSAGYVVAAIFVLGVSAWYALKGRHLQLAKRSMTVAASFGLASALSVVVLGDESGYLSTEHQKMKLAAIEAMWKTEPAPAAFTAFGFPDQEARETHYAVHIPWAMGLIGTRSLNTEISGIDDLVHRAELNIRVGISAYDALQKIREAGSTAAVPESAKTIFEANGHALGYALLLKRYVDDPRKATADQIAQAAQDTIPPVWPLYWSFRVMVGLGMFFIALSATFFVLSARRRLDAHPWLLKVAVVAIPLPWIAAECGWFVAEFGRQPWVIEGVLPTAAAVSSLGARTVLTTIAGFVALYSVLLVIEMKLMLKAIRQGPSPASPERVARPPAQIAPELSTVTV, from the coding sequence ATGGATCTGGACATCGTCGCGCTGTCTCGTCTGCAGTTCGCAGTGACGGCGCTCTATCACTTTCTTTTCGTGCCGCTGACCATCGGCTTGTCGGTGCTCATCGCGATCATGGAGACGGTCTACGTGATGACCGGCCGCGTCATTTGGCGCGACATGACGAAGTTCTGGGGCACGCTTTTCGGCATCAACTTCGCGATGGGCGTGGCCACCGGCATCGTCATGGAGTTCCAGTTCGGCATGAACTGGAGCTACTACAGCCACTACGTGGGCGACGTCTTCGGCGCGCCGCTGGCCATCGAGGGGCTGATGGCCTTCTTCATGGAGGCGACCTTCGTTGGCCTGTTCTTCTTCGGGTGGGACAAGCTGTCCAAGGTCAAGCATCTGTTCGTTACCTGGTGCGTCGCGATCGCGACCAACTTCTCGGCCCTGTGGATCCTGATCGCCAACGGCTGGATGCAGAACCCGGTGGGCGCCGCCTTCAATCCGCAGACGATGCGCATGGAGGTGACGGACTTCTTCGCCGTGCTCACCAATCCGGTGGCACAGGCCAAGTTCGTGCATACGGTGTCGGCGGGCTATGTCGTCGCGGCGATCTTCGTGCTGGGGGTATCGGCGTGGTATGCGCTCAAGGGCCGTCACCTGCAGCTGGCGAAGCGTTCGATGACTGTCGCGGCCTCGTTCGGCCTGGCCTCGGCGCTGTCGGTGGTGGTGCTGGGCGACGAGAGCGGCTACCTCTCGACCGAGCACCAGAAGATGAAGCTGGCCGCCATCGAGGCGATGTGGAAGACCGAGCCCGCGCCGGCTGCCTTCACCGCCTTCGGATTCCCGGACCAGGAAGCGCGCGAGACGCACTACGCGGTTCACATCCCGTGGGCCATGGGCCTGATCGGCACGCGCTCGTTGAATACGGAGATTTCGGGCATCGACGATCTGGTGCACCGCGCGGAGCTCAACATCCGCGTCGGCATCTCCGCCTACGACGCGCTGCAGAAGATCCGCGAGGCGGGAAGCACTGCTGCAGTACCCGAATCGGCGAAGACGATCTTCGAAGCAAACGGCCATGCGCTCGGCTACGCGCTCTTGCTCAAGCGCTATGTGGACGATCCCCGCAAGGCGACGGCGGACCAGATCGCGCAGGCCGCGCAGGACACCATCCCACCGGTCTGGCCGCTGTACTGGAGCTTCCGCGTCATGGTGGGCCTCGGCATGTTCTTCATCGCGCTCAGCGCGACCTTCTTCGTGCTCTCGGCGCGCCGCAGGCTCGATGCGCATCCGTGGCTGCTCAAGGTGGCGGTGGTCGCCATCCCGCTGCCGTGGATTGCGGCCGAGTGCGGCTGGTTCGTCGCCGAGTTCGGACGCCAGCCCTGGGTGATCGAAGGCGTGCTGCCCACGGCCGCGGCCGTGTCGAGCCTGGGCGCACGCACCGTGCTGACGACCATCGCGGGATTCGTTGCGCTCTACAGCGTGCTGCTGGTCATCGAGATGAAGCTGATGCTCAAGGCCATCCGCCAGGGTCCGTCGCCGGCCTCGCCGGAGCGTGTTGCGCGCCCGCCGGCACAGATTGCTCCGGAACTTTCAACTGTCACTGTGTGA
- a CDS encoding c-type cytochrome, with protein sequence MHPSQIRWWFVFAFVACCSFLQSASAADEMTRRMAACTTCHGREGQAAHSDYFPRLAGKPAAYLYEQLRSFRDGRRQQAEMNHLLANLSDAYLREMAGYFAALELPYPPPTPSDLPDAQLARGKALVFGGDEARGIPACVRCHGDALAGVLSQIPGLLGLPRLYIASQLGAWVTGDRRALPPDCMAEVGRKLNNEDIRAVAGWLAAQPVPTGARPAASLPRALPVACSAKEAHR encoded by the coding sequence ATGCATCCAAGTCAAATCCGCTGGTGGTTCGTGTTCGCCTTCGTGGCCTGCTGCTCGTTCCTGCAATCCGCGTCGGCAGCCGATGAAATGACGCGCCGCATGGCGGCCTGCACGACCTGCCACGGCCGCGAGGGGCAGGCTGCGCACTCGGACTACTTTCCGCGGCTGGCGGGCAAGCCGGCCGCTTATCTCTACGAGCAGTTGCGCAGCTTCCGCGATGGCCGCCGCCAGCAGGCCGAGATGAACCACCTGCTCGCGAACCTGTCGGATGCCTATCTGCGCGAAATGGCCGGGTACTTCGCAGCGCTCGAATTGCCCTACCCGCCGCCCACCCCGTCGGACCTGCCCGACGCCCAGCTCGCACGAGGCAAGGCCCTGGTCTTTGGCGGCGACGAGGCGCGCGGCATTCCCGCATGCGTGCGCTGCCACGGCGATGCGCTCGCGGGCGTGCTGTCGCAGATCCCCGGTCTGCTGGGCCTGCCGCGCCTCTACATCGCCTCGCAACTGGGCGCCTGGGTCACCGGCGACCGGCGCGCCCTGCCGCCCGACTGCATGGCCGAAGTGGGCCGCAAGCTGAACAACGAGGACATCCGCGCCGTCGCGGGGTGGCTCGCGGCCCAGCCGGTGCCCACAGGCGCCAGGCCGGCGGCCTCGCTGCCGCGCGCGCTGCCGGTCGCCTGCAGCGCGAAGGAGGCGCACCGATGA
- a CDS encoding c-type cytochrome, translated as MSARRLLLRSLLALALLLAVLAGGVAALNRHGEEPVDNDARSFVATAGQIERGRYLAMAGNCAGCHTPRGGASYAGGRGIETPFGTIYATNLTPEPQTGIGRWSAGDFWRAMHNGRSRDGRLLYPAFPYTSFTQITREDSDALYAWLRTLPPVLQANAPNTLRFPYDTQAALALWRALFFRPGRFESQPQQSAEWNRGAYLVGGLGHCIACHGSRNTLGATDAARGLAGGMLPGKNWYAPALDAATEAGVAGWSPSDVVALLKTGRSEHGAVLGPMSEVVYGSTQHLSDADLHSIATYLQALPQRPAPAPVPAPRRNESLMVRGEKIYAQQCAWCHGDRGEGESGVFPPLAGNRAVNLGNPANLVQVVRRGGYAPATEGNPRPYGMPPFGHALDDAEIAAVLTFVRSSWGNSAAEVSLRDAMQR; from the coding sequence ATGAGCGCGCGCAGGCTTCTGCTGCGCTCGCTCCTCGCGCTCGCGCTGCTGCTGGCGGTGTTGGCGGGTGGGGTGGCGGCGCTCAACCGGCACGGCGAGGAGCCGGTCGACAACGACGCAAGGTCCTTCGTGGCCACGGCCGGCCAGATCGAACGCGGCCGCTATCTCGCCATGGCCGGCAACTGCGCCGGCTGCCACACCCCGCGCGGCGGTGCGAGCTACGCGGGCGGGCGCGGCATCGAGACGCCCTTCGGCACCATCTACGCCACCAACCTCACGCCCGAGCCGCAGACCGGCATCGGCCGGTGGAGCGCCGGCGACTTCTGGCGCGCGATGCACAACGGTCGCTCGCGCGATGGCCGGCTGCTGTACCCGGCCTTTCCGTACACCAGCTTCACGCAGATCACGCGCGAGGATTCGGATGCGCTCTACGCGTGGCTGCGTACCTTGCCGCCCGTGTTGCAGGCGAACGCGCCGAATACGCTGCGCTTCCCCTACGACACACAGGCAGCGCTCGCGCTGTGGCGCGCCCTGTTCTTCCGGCCCGGCCGCTTCGAAAGCCAGCCGCAGCAATCCGCCGAATGGAACCGCGGCGCCTATCTCGTCGGCGGCCTGGGCCATTGCATCGCCTGCCACGGCAGCCGCAACACGCTGGGCGCGACCGACGCCGCGCGCGGCCTGGCCGGCGGCATGCTGCCCGGCAAGAACTGGTACGCGCCGGCCCTCGATGCAGCCACGGAGGCCGGTGTCGCGGGCTGGTCGCCGTCCGATGTCGTCGCGCTCCTCAAGACCGGGCGCAGCGAACACGGCGCCGTGCTCGGTCCGATGTCCGAGGTGGTGTATGGCAGCACACAGCACCTGAGCGATGCCGACCTGCATTCGATCGCGACCTACCTGCAGGCGCTGCCGCAGCGGCCCGCGCCGGCCCCGGTGCCCGCGCCTCGCCGCAACGAATCGCTCATGGTGCGCGGCGAGAAGATCTACGCGCAGCAGTGCGCCTGGTGCCATGGCGATCGCGGCGAAGGCGAGTCCGGCGTCTTTCCGCCGCTGGCCGGCAACCGCGCGGTGAACCTTGGCAACCCCGCCAACCTGGTTCAGGTGGTCCGCCGAGGCGGCTACGCGCCGGCCACCGAAGGCAACCCGCGCCCCTACGGCATGCCGCCCTTCGGCCATGCGCTGGACGACGCGGAGATCGCCGCCGTGCTCACCTTCGTGCGCAGCAGTTGGGGCAACAGCGCCGCGGAGGTGTCGCTGCGCGACGCCATGCAGCGTTAG
- a CDS encoding DUF2970 domain-containing protein: MSRFRRSLQAVLWAAIGLGGRRADADQRVDGDSLWIILVLALVLVLGLIGGLLALARLAAG; encoded by the coding sequence ATGTCCCGATTCCGCAGATCACTCCAGGCCGTCCTGTGGGCCGCCATCGGGCTGGGCGGTCGCCGCGCAGACGCCGACCAGCGCGTCGACGGGGACAGCCTCTGGATCATCCTCGTACTCGCCCTGGTCCTCGTTCTCGGCTTGATCGGCGGCCTCCTCGCACTCGCCCGGCTGGCCGCTGGCTGA